A single region of the Kocuria rosea genome encodes:
- the rimP gene encoding ribosome maturation factor RimP → MSEQSTPGPDDQRLAELIGPAVEESGLVLEHVALKPAGTGLVLQVLVDLPEDSTDSVDIDRIAAVSRAVSELLDRTDPVPGSAYELEVSSPGATRELAAPRHWRRSIGRLVRVTPVEGEKFTARLLEVGQDGVVLQRSHQVKKGMPARLLDPERWAFEAVRRARVEVEFTD, encoded by the coding sequence GTGAGCGAGCAGAGCACCCCCGGACCCGACGACCAGCGGCTGGCCGAGCTGATCGGCCCCGCGGTGGAGGAGTCGGGGCTCGTCCTGGAGCACGTCGCCCTGAAGCCCGCCGGCACCGGGCTCGTGCTGCAGGTGCTCGTGGACCTGCCGGAGGACAGCACCGACAGCGTGGACATCGACCGGATCGCCGCGGTCTCCCGGGCCGTGTCCGAGCTCCTCGACCGCACGGACCCCGTGCCGGGCTCGGCCTACGAGCTGGAGGTGTCCTCCCCGGGGGCCACGAGGGAGCTCGCGGCCCCGCGGCACTGGCGCCGCTCGATCGGCCGGCTGGTGCGGGTCACCCCGGTGGAGGGCGAGAAGTTCACGGCCCGCCTGCTCGAGGTCGGCCAGGACGGCGTGGTCCTGCAGCGCAGCCACCAGGTGAAGAAGGGGATGCCGGCCCGGCTGCTCGACCCGGAGCGCTGGGCCTTCGAGGCCGTGCGCCGGGCCAGGGTGGAGGTCGAGTTCACGGACTGA
- a CDS encoding DUF448 domain-containing protein, whose product MTEPTDSGLRAVVDRDGRLGGRGAWLHPSHECLDSALRRRAFRRAFRAVVDTEAVAPALDALLSTGAAPATGRTSADHSRPRTAARAVRPDR is encoded by the coding sequence GTGACCGAACCGACCGACAGCGGCCTCCGGGCCGTGGTCGACCGGGACGGCCGCCTCGGCGGTCGCGGAGCCTGGCTCCACCCCTCCCACGAGTGCCTGGACTCGGCCCTGCGCCGGCGCGCCTTCCGGCGCGCGTTCCGGGCGGTCGTGGACACGGAGGCGGTCGCCCCCGCACTGGACGCCCTGCTGTCCACGGGGGCAGCCCCGGCGACCGGACGCACGAGTGCCGACCACAGCCGTCCCCGGACGGCAGCCCGCGCGGTCCGACCGGACCGGTGA
- the infB gene encoding translation initiation factor IF-2, whose protein sequence is MAKPRVHELAKELGITSKEAISTLQTLGEFVRGASSTVEPPVAKKLRSALAGRAEKSAPAAPAPAGKPASKPGASSRPGTSAPAPGPAAAKPAEKAPERAPEKAAEQRPAEKAPEQRSAEPSSTPERSAPQRPAAPGARTPAPGPRPGNNPFASQQGMGRSGAPRPGSAAPRPGGTAPRPGSAAPRPGAPRPAGPRPGNNPFAAQQGMRSGRPERQGGPRPQGQGQGGPRPQGQGQGGPRPQGQGGPRPQGGPRPGGARPSPNMMPGHTTGVAPIGSRPAGGGAGPRRGGPGGGGGGFSRPGGGPGRGGRGGTQGAFGRGGARGKQRKSKRAKRQELEQMKAPSVGGVSVPHGDGTTVVRLRRGASLTDFAEKINANPASLVTVLIHLGEMATQTQSLDEETFQLLGAELGYRIQVVSPEDEERELFESFDIDLEAEAAAEGEDVLEARPPVVTVMGHVDHGKTRLLDAIRNTKVIEGEAGGITQHIGAYQIDTEVDGQERQITFIDTPGHEAFTAMRARGAQVTDIAVLVVAADDGVMPQTVEALNHAQAAGVPIVVAVNKIDKPDANPEKIRGQLTEYGLVPEEYGGDTMFVDVSARQNLNIDDLLDAIVLTADGALELSANPNKDARGVAIEANLDKGRGAVSTVLVQSGTLHVGDAIVAGAAYGRVRAMFDENGQSVEEAGPSRPVQVLGLDSVPRAGDTFLSTPEERTARQIAEKRQAADRNALLAKRRKRITLESFDEAVAAGKIDTLNLIIKGDVSGAVEALEDSLLKIDVGEEVQLRVIHRGVGAITQNDVNLATVDNAIIIGFNVRPAERVTELADREGVEMKFYSVIYNAIDEVESALKGMLKPEYEEVELGTAEIREVYRSSKWGNIAGAYITKGTIRRNSKARLVRDGSVVADNLTIDSLRRFKDDATEVREGYECGIGLGSFNDIHEGDLIETWEMREKPRA, encoded by the coding sequence GTGGCCAAGCCCCGCGTTCACGAGCTCGCGAAAGAGCTCGGAATAACGTCCAAGGAAGCGATTTCCACGCTTCAGACCCTGGGTGAGTTCGTCCGAGGCGCGTCCTCGACCGTCGAGCCGCCCGTCGCCAAGAAGCTGCGCTCCGCCCTCGCCGGCCGGGCGGAGAAGTCCGCCCCGGCGGCCCCGGCGCCCGCCGGCAAGCCCGCGTCCAAGCCCGGCGCCTCGTCCCGGCCCGGCACCTCCGCGCCCGCCCCGGGCCCGGCGGCCGCCAAGCCCGCCGAGAAGGCGCCGGAGCGCGCGCCCGAGAAGGCCGCCGAGCAGCGGCCGGCCGAGAAGGCGCCCGAGCAGCGCTCCGCCGAGCCGTCCTCGACCCCGGAGCGGTCCGCGCCGCAGCGCCCGGCGGCCCCGGGCGCCAGGACCCCCGCCCCGGGCCCGCGCCCGGGCAACAACCCGTTCGCCAGCCAGCAGGGCATGGGCCGCAGCGGAGCGCCCCGTCCGGGCTCCGCCGCGCCGCGTCCCGGTGGCACCGCGCCCCGTCCGGGCTCGGCCGCGCCGCGCCCCGGTGCTCCCCGCCCGGCGGGTCCGCGTCCGGGCAACAACCCGTTCGCCGCCCAGCAGGGCATGCGCTCGGGCCGTCCCGAGCGCCAGGGCGGACCGCGTCCCCAGGGCCAGGGCCAGGGCGGTCCCCGCCCGCAGGGCCAGGGTCAGGGCGGTCCCCGTCCGCAGGGCCAGGGCGGCCCGCGGCCCCAGGGCGGTCCCCGCCCCGGCGGCGCACGCCCCAGCCCGAACATGATGCCCGGGCACACCACCGGCGTGGCCCCGATCGGCTCCCGGCCGGCCGGCGGCGGCGCAGGTCCCCGCCGCGGCGGTCCCGGCGGCGGCGGGGGCGGGTTCTCCCGTCCCGGCGGCGGCCCCGGCCGCGGCGGCCGCGGCGGCACCCAGGGCGCCTTCGGGCGCGGCGGTGCCCGCGGCAAGCAGCGCAAGTCGAAGCGGGCGAAGCGCCAGGAGCTCGAGCAGATGAAGGCCCCGTCCGTCGGCGGCGTCTCCGTGCCCCACGGCGACGGCACCACGGTCGTCCGCCTGCGGCGCGGCGCGTCCCTCACGGACTTCGCCGAGAAGATCAACGCGAACCCGGCCTCCCTCGTCACGGTGCTCATCCACCTCGGCGAGATGGCCACGCAGACGCAGTCCCTCGACGAGGAGACCTTCCAGCTGCTGGGCGCGGAGCTCGGGTACCGGATCCAGGTCGTCTCCCCGGAGGACGAGGAGCGCGAGCTCTTCGAGTCCTTCGACATCGACCTGGAGGCCGAGGCCGCGGCCGAGGGCGAGGACGTCCTGGAGGCGCGCCCGCCGGTCGTCACCGTCATGGGCCACGTCGACCACGGCAAGACCCGCCTGCTCGACGCGATCCGCAACACGAAGGTGATCGAGGGGGAGGCCGGTGGCATCACCCAGCACATCGGCGCCTACCAGATCGACACCGAGGTCGACGGCCAGGAGCGGCAGATCACGTTCATCGACACCCCGGGCCACGAGGCGTTCACCGCCATGCGTGCCCGTGGTGCCCAGGTGACGGACATCGCCGTGCTCGTGGTCGCCGCGGACGACGGCGTCATGCCGCAGACGGTCGAGGCGCTCAACCACGCCCAGGCCGCCGGCGTGCCGATCGTGGTCGCGGTGAACAAGATCGACAAGCCCGACGCGAACCCGGAGAAGATCCGCGGCCAGCTCACCGAGTACGGCCTGGTCCCCGAGGAGTACGGCGGCGACACCATGTTCGTCGACGTCTCCGCGCGCCAGAACCTCAACATCGACGACCTGCTGGACGCGATCGTGCTGACCGCGGACGGCGCGCTCGAGCTCTCGGCGAACCCGAACAAGGACGCCCGCGGCGTGGCCATCGAGGCGAACCTGGACAAGGGCCGCGGTGCGGTCTCGACCGTGCTCGTCCAGTCCGGCACGCTGCACGTCGGCGACGCGATCGTCGCCGGTGCCGCGTACGGCCGGGTGCGCGCCATGTTCGACGAGAACGGGCAGTCCGTCGAGGAGGCGGGTCCCTCGCGTCCCGTGCAGGTGCTGGGCCTCGACTCGGTGCCCCGGGCGGGCGACACGTTCCTCTCCACCCCGGAGGAGCGCACCGCACGCCAGATCGCCGAGAAGCGCCAGGCGGCGGACCGCAACGCCCTGCTCGCCAAGCGCCGCAAGCGGATCACGCTCGAGTCCTTCGACGAGGCCGTGGCCGCCGGCAAGATCGACACGCTCAACCTCATCATCAAGGGCGACGTGTCCGGTGCCGTGGAGGCGCTCGAGGACTCGCTGCTCAAGATCGACGTGGGCGAGGAGGTCCAGCTGCGGGTCATCCACCGCGGCGTCGGCGCGATCACCCAGAACGACGTCAACCTGGCGACCGTGGACAACGCGATCATCATCGGCTTCAACGTCCGTCCCGCCGAGCGCGTGACGGAGCTGGCCGACCGCGAGGGCGTCGAGATGAAGTTCTACTCGGTGATCTACAACGCCATCGACGAGGTCGAGAGCGCGCTCAAGGGCATGCTCAAGCCGGAGTACGAGGAGGTGGAGCTCGGCACCGCCGAGATCCGCGAGGTGTACCGCTCCTCCAAGTGGGGCAACATCGCCGGTGCCTACATCACCAAGGGCACCATCCGACGCAACTCCAAGGCCCGGCTCGTCCGGGACGGCAGCGTCGTGGCGGACAACCTCACCATCGACTCGCTGCGCCGGTTCAAGGACGACGCGACCGAGGTCCGCGAGGGCTACGAGTGCGGTATCGGGCTCGGCTCCTTCAACGACATCCACGAGGGCGACCTCATCGAGAC
- the nusA gene encoding transcription termination factor NusA: MDIDMSTLRLLERERDIPVDLLIPTIEQALLLAYHKTAGALPGARAEIERRTGHVTIWAPELDEDGEAVGEFDDTPAGFGRIAASTARQVILQRLRDVEDDAVLGHFKGREGEIVSGQIQQGHNPHMVQVDLGTVEGVLPPHEQAPGEKYPHGARIRAFVVEVKRGMKGPSITLSRSHPDLVRRLFEMEVPEIADGSVEIMAIAREAGHRTKIAVRATQSGINAKGACIGEMGSRVRAVMNELHDEKIDIVDWSDDPARCIANALSPAKVSRVSVLDERARSSRAVVPDTQLSLAIGKEGQNARLAAKLTGWKIDIVPESKAAERR; this comes from the coding sequence ATGGACATCGATATGAGCACCCTCCGACTGCTGGAGCGTGAGCGCGACATCCCCGTGGACCTGCTCATCCCCACCATCGAGCAGGCCCTCCTGCTGGCGTACCACAAGACCGCCGGCGCGCTGCCGGGAGCGCGCGCCGAGATCGAGCGCCGGACCGGCCACGTCACCATCTGGGCGCCCGAGCTGGACGAGGACGGCGAGGCGGTCGGGGAGTTCGACGACACCCCGGCCGGCTTCGGGCGGATCGCCGCCTCCACGGCCCGCCAGGTCATCCTCCAGCGCCTGCGCGACGTCGAGGACGACGCCGTCCTGGGCCACTTCAAGGGCCGGGAGGGAGAGATCGTCTCCGGGCAGATCCAGCAGGGGCACAACCCCCACATGGTCCAGGTCGACCTCGGCACCGTGGAGGGCGTGCTGCCCCCGCACGAGCAGGCCCCCGGCGAGAAGTACCCGCACGGCGCGCGCATCCGCGCCTTCGTCGTGGAGGTCAAGCGCGGCATGAAGGGCCCGTCCATCACGCTGTCCCGGTCCCACCCGGACCTGGTGCGCCGCCTGTTCGAGATGGAGGTGCCGGAGATCGCCGACGGCTCCGTGGAGATCATGGCGATCGCCCGCGAGGCCGGCCACCGCACCAAGATCGCCGTGCGCGCCACCCAGTCCGGGATCAACGCCAAGGGCGCCTGCATCGGGGAGATGGGCTCCCGCGTGCGCGCCGTGATGAACGAGCTGCACGACGAGAAGATCGACATCGTCGACTGGTCGGACGACCCCGCCCGCTGCATCGCCAACGCCCTGTCCCCGGCCAAGGTGTCCCGGGTGAGCGTGCTCGACGAGCGGGCCCGCTCGTCCCGCGCCGTGGTCCCCGACACCCAGCTGTCCCTGGCCATCGGCAAGGAGGGCCAGAACGCCCGCCTGGCCGCCAAGCTCACGGGCTGGAAGATCGACATCGTGCCCGAGTCGAAGGCCGCCGAGCGCCGCTGA